The Halosimplex litoreum genome has a window encoding:
- the carB gene encoding carbamoyl-phosphate synthase large subunit, with translation MTQDEDRTILLIGSGPIKIGQAAEFDYSGAQACRALQEEGARVVLVNSNPATIMTDPEMADAVYIEPIDTEAISEIIRKENPDGVIAGLGGQTGLNVTAELAEEGVLEEHDVEVMGTPLDTIYATEDRDQFRQRMESIDEPVPESITIESMDEVEEAVAAVGGLPVIMRTTYTLGGAGSGVIDDMDELKKAVRKGLRLSRDDRVMITESIDGWIELEYEVMRDADDSCIIICNMENLDPMGIHTGESTVVTPSQVIPDEGHQVMRDTALDVIRELGIQGGCNIQFAWRDDGTPGGEYRVVEVNPRVSRSSALASKATGYPIARVTAKVALGKRLHEIENEITGQTTAAFEPAIDYVVTKVPRWPKDKFGDVEFELGPAMKSTGEAMSIGRTFEESLLKALRSSEYDPAVDFATVFNDELEEHYLERPSPDRPYAIFEAFSRGYNVSEINEITEIREWYLERFQRIADAADAAAEGDYQAAADVGFTDQEITALAGGEFNDTHVSWLPTVEGPDAPDDDTAMADGGAEAESADAATAPGPDVTVDDVESETSDRDFKLVDTCAGEFAATTPYYYSSRDPISGLGRNEVQVDRDAESVVVVGGGPIRIGQGVEFDYCSVHAVRALEELGIDATVVNNNPETVSTDYDTSDGLFFEPITAEEVADVVEETGADGVMVQFGGQTSVDIGHPLEAEIERRGLDCEIMGTEVDAMDLAEDRDRFNRLMDDLDIAQPQGGSATSEQEALDLAHEIGYPVLVRPSYVLGGRAMDVVYSDEDLKEYIEEAVRVSPDKPILVDEFLEDAVELDVDAVSDGENVLIGGIMEHVESAGVHSGDSACMIPPRSLGRDVNRKVREVTEDIARALDTVGLMNVQLAVRDEEVYVLEANPRSSRTVPFVSKATGVPIAKLAAKVMAGESLDDLDVTEQVPEQTSIKEVVLPFDRLPGSDPRLGPEMKSTGEVMGTADSFGKAYQKAQMSVGKAIPLEGTAVVDLSESEFPGRGTEAGEELVDAYAEHFDLVEFDSEDEFVDAVESGEVDLIVSRQRAPLEAAVEEEITYFSTLASARAALEAIEAADEPLDVQPVGDRVKRDEYWGQPKDD, from the coding sequence ATGACACAGGACGAGGACCGTACCATTCTGCTGATCGGGAGCGGGCCGATCAAGATCGGACAGGCGGCCGAGTTCGACTACTCGGGCGCGCAGGCGTGTCGCGCGCTTCAGGAGGAGGGCGCCCGCGTCGTGCTCGTCAACTCGAACCCGGCGACGATCATGACCGACCCGGAGATGGCCGACGCCGTCTACATCGAACCCATCGACACGGAGGCCATCTCGGAGATCATCCGGAAGGAGAACCCCGACGGGGTCATCGCGGGGCTGGGCGGCCAGACGGGCCTGAACGTCACCGCCGAACTCGCCGAAGAGGGCGTCCTCGAGGAGCACGACGTCGAGGTCATGGGCACGCCGCTGGACACCATCTACGCGACGGAGGACCGCGACCAGTTCCGCCAGCGCATGGAGTCCATCGACGAGCCGGTCCCCGAGTCGATCACCATCGAGTCCATGGACGAGGTCGAAGAGGCCGTCGCGGCCGTCGGCGGCCTCCCGGTCATCATGCGCACCACCTACACTCTCGGTGGAGCCGGCTCGGGCGTCATCGACGACATGGACGAGCTCAAGAAAGCCGTCCGGAAGGGGCTACGCCTCTCGCGGGACGACCGCGTGATGATCACGGAGTCCATCGACGGCTGGATCGAACTGGAGTACGAGGTGATGCGCGACGCCGACGACTCGTGTATCATCATCTGCAACATGGAGAACCTCGACCCGATGGGCATCCACACGGGCGAGTCCACCGTCGTCACGCCCAGCCAGGTCATCCCCGACGAGGGCCACCAGGTCATGCGCGACACGGCCCTCGACGTGATCCGCGAACTCGGTATCCAGGGCGGCTGTAACATCCAGTTCGCCTGGCGCGACGACGGCACCCCCGGCGGCGAGTACCGCGTCGTCGAGGTGAACCCGCGCGTCTCCCGGTCCTCCGCGCTCGCGTCGAAGGCGACGGGCTACCCCATCGCCCGCGTCACCGCGAAGGTCGCGCTGGGCAAGCGCCTCCACGAGATCGAAAACGAGATCACCGGCCAGACCACCGCCGCCTTCGAGCCGGCCATCGACTACGTCGTCACGAAGGTGCCCCGGTGGCCCAAGGACAAGTTCGGCGACGTCGAGTTCGAACTCGGCCCGGCGATGAAGTCCACCGGCGAGGCGATGTCGATCGGCCGCACCTTCGAGGAGTCTCTGTTGAAGGCGCTACGCTCCTCGGAGTACGACCCGGCCGTCGACTTCGCGACCGTCTTCAACGACGAACTGGAGGAGCACTACCTCGAACGCCCCTCGCCGGACCGTCCCTACGCCATCTTCGAGGCGTTCTCCCGTGGCTACAACGTCTCCGAGATCAACGAGATCACGGAGATCCGCGAGTGGTACCTCGAACGCTTCCAGCGCATCGCCGACGCGGCCGACGCCGCCGCCGAGGGCGACTACCAGGCCGCCGCGGACGTGGGCTTCACCGACCAGGAGATCACCGCGCTGGCCGGCGGCGAGTTCAACGACACGCACGTCTCCTGGCTCCCGACCGTCGAGGGGCCCGACGCGCCCGACGACGACACCGCGATGGCCGACGGCGGGGCCGAGGCGGAGTCCGCCGACGCGGCGACCGCCCCCGGTCCCGACGTGACCGTCGACGATGTCGAGAGCGAGACCTCCGACCGCGACTTCAAGCTCGTCGACACCTGTGCCGGCGAGTTCGCGGCGACGACGCCCTATTACTACTCCTCCCGTGACCCCATCTCGGGGCTGGGTCGCAACGAGGTCCAGGTCGACCGCGACGCCGAGAGCGTCGTGGTCGTCGGCGGCGGCCCGATCCGCATCGGGCAGGGCGTCGAGTTCGACTACTGTTCGGTCCACGCGGTCCGCGCCCTCGAAGAGCTGGGCATCGACGCCACCGTCGTCAACAACAACCCCGAGACGGTGTCGACGGACTACGACACTTCCGACGGCCTGTTCTTCGAGCCGATCACGGCCGAGGAGGTCGCCGACGTGGTCGAAGAGACCGGCGCCGACGGCGTGATGGTGCAGTTCGGCGGCCAGACCTCCGTCGACATCGGCCACCCGCTCGAAGCCGAGATCGAACGCCGCGGTCTCGACTGCGAGATCATGGGCACGGAAGTCGACGCCATGGACCTCGCCGAGGACCGCGACCGCTTCAACCGCCTCATGGACGACCTGGACATCGCACAGCCCCAGGGCGGCTCCGCGACCAGCGAGCAGGAGGCGCTGGACCTGGCCCACGAGATCGGCTACCCCGTCCTCGTCCGCCCGTCCTACGTTCTGGGCGGCCGTGCGATGGACGTCGTCTACAGCGACGAGGACCTCAAGGAGTACATCGAGGAAGCGGTTCGGGTCAGCCCGGACAAGCCGATCCTCGTGGACGAGTTCCTCGAGGACGCCGTCGAGCTGGACGTCGACGCCGTCTCCGACGGCGAGAACGTCCTCATCGGTGGCATCATGGAGCACGTCGAGTCCGCCGGTGTCCACTCCGGCGACTCCGCCTGCATGATCCCGCCGCGTTCGCTCGGCCGTGACGTCAACCGCAAGGTCCGCGAGGTCACCGAGGACATCGCCCGCGCGCTCGACACCGTCGGGCTGATGAACGTCCAGCTGGCCGTCCGCGACGAGGAAGTGTACGTACTGGAGGCCAACCCCCGCTCCTCGCGTACCGTCCCGTTCGTCTCGAAGGCGACGGGCGTCCCCATCGCGAAGCTCGCCGCGAAGGTCATGGCCGGCGAGTCTCTCGACGACCTCGACGTGACCGAGCAAGTGCCCGAGCAGACCTCGATCAAGGAGGTCGTCCTGCCGTTCGACCGCCTGCCGGGCTCGGACCCGCGCCTCGGCCCGGAGATGAAATCGACCGGTGAGGTCATGGGCACCGCCGACAGCTTCGGCAAGGCCTACCAGAAGGCCCAGATGTCCGTCGGCAAGGCCATCCCGCTCGAAGGCACCGCCGTCGTCGACCTCTCCGAGAGCGAGTTCCCCGGCCGCGGGACCGAGGCCGGCGAGGAACTGGTCGACGCCTACGCCGAGCACTTCGACCTCGTCGAGTTCGACAGCGAGGACGAGTTCGTCGACGCCGTCGAGAGCGGCGAGGTCGACCTCATCGTCTCGCGCCAGCGCGCGCCGCTCGAAGCGGCCGTCGAGGAAGAGATCACCTACTTCTCGACGCTCGCCTCCGCCCGCGCGGCCCTGGAAGCCATCGAGGCCGCCGACGAACCGCTGGACGTCCAGCCCGTCGGCGACCGGGTCAAGCGCGACGAGTACTGGGGCCAGCCGAAAGACGACTGA
- a CDS encoding DUF5815 family protein codes for MAEPRVPGSERADVELPCGETVAVHDLDMGLREYDCDCGDAHAVVMDVHPLGRFVPEFLVEVLTESIETADEFPEFTTAHVMGIVMEEFPEAVVSEDLSEQGEVGYSMLWLTDFDARRLHEVVVELVVELMDHAVSHADDDAATAQFEEWLHEFDVSEFVDQYREEREFETEHDSAV; via the coding sequence ATGGCAGAGCCGCGCGTGCCCGGGAGCGAGAGGGCGGACGTCGAGTTACCCTGCGGGGAGACGGTCGCCGTCCACGACCTGGACATGGGGTTGCGGGAGTACGACTGTGACTGTGGCGACGCGCACGCGGTCGTGATGGACGTACATCCGCTGGGCCGGTTCGTCCCCGAGTTCCTCGTCGAGGTGCTCACCGAGAGTATCGAGACCGCCGACGAGTTCCCCGAGTTCACGACCGCTCACGTCATGGGCATCGTGATGGAAGAGTTCCCCGAGGCCGTGGTCAGCGAGGACCTCTCCGAGCAGGGCGAGGTCGGCTACTCCATGCTGTGGCTCACCGACTTCGACGCCCGACGACTCCACGAGGTCGTCGTCGAACTCGTCGTCGAGCTGATGGACCACGCAGTCAGCCACGCCGACGACGACGCGGCCACCGCGCAGTTCGAGGAGTGGCTCCACGAGTTCGACGTGAGCGAGTTCGTCGACCAGTACCGCGAGGAGCGCGAGTTCGAAACCGAACACGACTCGGCGGTCTGA
- a CDS encoding DUF7124 domain-containing protein: MDSGGSNDMTLAFDLDALKALAYPDRVFQDARKWSEYVGVVSEQPTYVVTNFTRKHRIRQDFFSGPRSRAESLENVAQQFGTERHVFVGTDDEDAELAEEVGWEFLPVENAAEAAEWELGEPEAPAEDAGDDERDDWP; encoded by the coding sequence ATGGACAGCGGCGGCAGCAACGACATGACTCTCGCCTTCGACCTGGACGCGCTGAAGGCCCTGGCATACCCCGACCGGGTGTTCCAGGACGCGCGCAAGTGGAGCGAGTACGTCGGCGTCGTCTCCGAGCAGCCGACCTACGTGGTGACGAACTTCACGCGCAAACACCGTATCCGCCAGGACTTCTTCTCGGGGCCGCGCAGCCGCGCCGAGAGCCTCGAGAACGTCGCCCAGCAGTTCGGGACCGAGCGGCACGTCTTCGTCGGAACCGACGACGAGGACGCCGAACTCGCGGAGGAAGTCGGCTGGGAGTTCCTCCCGGTCGAGAACGCGGCCGAGGCCGCCGAGTGGGAGCTAGGCGAGCCGGAGGCCCCGGCGGAAGACGCGGGCGACGACGAACGCGACGACTGGCCCTGA